ATGACTTGTAGTGAGGTAGGTGCGCAATTAAAGATTAGCAAGTCCACGGTGTCTTATCATTTTAAAGCCTTACGATTAGTTGGTTTAACTAATACACGGCGCGTGGCGCAGACGAAGTATTTGTCTTTACGCGCCGCGACGTTTGACCAGTATTTACCTGGTTTTTTAAGCACGCTATAATTTTTCTGAAACTTAGTTCGATATTTGTCGAATTAAGTAAGCTAAGAGGAGTGGATTTTCATGTTGAACACGCATCAGCATAGCCGTTATCTGACTTTAGGCATGATGTTAGCCGCCGCTAATATGCGTTTGCCGATTACAATGATGCCAGGGTTAATCAGTAGTTTAAAACGAACTTTAGGTTTACCGAGCTCAATGGCAGGTTTATTGACGACGATTCCGTTGCTGACCTTTGCCGTGATGTCACCACTAATTTCACGGTGGGGTCGCCGGTTTGGCAATGAGCTGACCATTTATGCCATGCTGGTTATTTTAGTCATCGGCAGTTATTTACGGGTGATTCCGTCAATTACTTTACTATTTTTAGGGACGTTATTGGTTGGAATTGGCGCTGATGGTGGCAATGTCTTGATTCCAGCAATTATTAAGGATAATTTTCCAACTAAGATTGGCGTCGCTACCAGTGAGTATACCTTGTCAATGCTACTTATCGGTGCCTTTGGGACGGGACTTTCTGGCGTACTAACAGCGTATTGGTCGCTACCAGTTACAATGGCAGTGC
This genomic window from Lactobacillus sp. CBA3606 contains:
- a CDS encoding helix-turn-helix transcriptional regulator — its product is MTIELKQQISEDQQRIAIFKALADQNRLRIIRVLYQTNREMTCSEVGAQLKISKSTVSYHFKALRLVGLTNTRRVAQTKYLSLRAATFDQYLPGFLSTL